In Diachasmimorpha longicaudata isolate KC_UGA_2023 chromosome 4, iyDiaLong2, whole genome shotgun sequence, a single genomic region encodes these proteins:
- the LOC135161439 gene encoding apoptosis-resistant E3 ubiquitin protein ligase 1 isoform X2, which yields MARWSTVLSGVFLALSMVLSLGKLLMLAANGKNGELTEADQWLAEIGLSQYIPLFQKMGISSLASCGEVNALPELPPQDEERLQRAARMLQQRLVLRQWLSDHGLSSHYQKLMQMEVLSLEDVYWVEDNEARTALGKDLPKWIQARQSLPTSKDDLEGLKADLWSSVVKNSQHQDAWTWGGMLVVSVSVAGLVTLAAMTQPALAPEAKHSLLQYVTGKYLLPSNCRVHFEWDEPQLVGETMTFTVKFYQRNGQPYPICDKDNLLVDVSEGTRRVATVIDLGGTDPLAANTAVVKFTVRHAGQYRIAVLIGSCHVHGSPFLKSFFPGPPDPNKTVFVRQSSTVVCTAGIAHSMTIEPRDEYDNLCIFGPDDQPTDGYNVNITQIGCSERGQSAICNIHLEYDEPNQRIRLKVGFPNGGCYHATVSLSGLQLHNGDFDIIVLESFVARMVHNNVASKDPDICYAAKLLGIQGERFSKPKKVFCFISPKQLTIKEYLLKFIPKRLVTFRLCPSTKFHFVSVHNEYEGYDSFSIDDGCQPPVELISHYRNVIAATFTLFLLKNIGGSETFADKQNFFYHEVRKHHQKHYHEKLTMKVQREKLLESSMKATKGFSVSDWCRNFEITFQGEQGVDWGGVRREWFELICASLFDPGNGLFASFGESQQALVHPNNKRPSQLKLKHYEFAGRIVGKCLYESALGGSYRQLVRARFTRSFLAQIIGLRVHYKYFEQDDPDLYLSKVKYILENDVEEMELNFVEEEYDKDGQLLNNAELIPGGSKIRVTKDTKLRYLDALAQHRLASSIRNEVDAFLRGLNELIPDNLLGIFDENELELLLCGTGEYSVSDLRAHHIVNGSSPEFLRVLDWFWTAVSNFTQEEMARLLQFTTGCSQLPPGGFQQLSPRFQITAAPTFANLPTAHTCFNQLCLPDYECYDHFEKALLLAISEGTEGFGMI from the exons CCTCAGGATGAGGAACGCCTACAGCGGGCTGCAAGGATGCTGCAGCAACGATTGGTTCTTCGACAGTGGCTAAGTGATCATGGTCTCAGCTCTCATTATCAAAA GTTAATGCAGATGGAGGTGTTATCGCTGGAGGACGTGTACTGGGTAGAGGATAATGAGGCACGTACAGCCCTTGGGAAAGATCTTCCCAAGTGGATACAGGCGCGACAGTCCCTTCCGACGTCGAAGGATGATCTTGAGGGGCTTAAAGCGGATCTATGGAGTTCTGTGGTTAAGAACAGTCAACACCAAGATGCCTGGACGTGGG GTGGAATGCTGGTGGTTTCAGTGTCTGTCGCTGGGCTCGTCACCCTGGCGGCTATGACACAACCCGCTCTAGCCCCAGAAGCAAAACACTCACTACTGCAGTATGTCACTGGCAAATATCTTCTGCCAAGCAACTGTCGTGTTCACTTTGAGTGGGATGAACCTCAGCTTGTTGGAGAGACTATGACATTTACCGTTAAA TTTTACCAACGGAACGGTCAGCCCTATCCAATCTGTGACAAAGACAATCTATTAGTGGATGTATCAGAGGGTACAAGGAGGGTAGCAACCGTGATAGATCTAGGTGGTACTGATCCATTAGCAGCTAATACAGCAGTTGTTAAATTTACTGTTCGCCATGCCGGGCAATATCGTATAGCAGTACTCATTGGCTCGTGCCATGTCCATGGCAGCCCTTTCCTCAAGAGTTTTTTTCCCGGTCCACCCGATCCCAACAAAACTGTCTTTGTAAGGCAGAGCTCGACGGTTGTATGCACAGCTGGAATTGCTCACTCGATGACAATAGAGCCAAGGGACGAGTACGACAATTTGTGTATTTTTGGACCTGACGATCAGCCAACAGATGGATACAATGTTAATATTACTCAAATTGGATGCTCCGAAAGAGGTCAATCAGCAATATGCAACATTCATCTTGAATACGATGAGCCAAATCAACGAATAAGATTAAAAGTTGGGTTCCCAAATGGGGGCTGTTACCATGCAACAGTCAGTTTATCTGGACTGCAACTTCACAATGGCGACTTCGATATTATTGTACTGGAGAGTTTTGTAGCACGGATGGTACATAACAACGTTGCGTCAAAGGATCCGGACATATGCTATGCTGCCAAACTCCTGGGGATACAGGGGGAAAGATTCTCCAAGCCTAAAAAAGTCTTCTGTTTCATATCCCCGAAGCAATTGACTATCAAAGAGTATCTCCTCAAATTCATTCCAAAACGCCTCGTCACATTTAGATTATGCCCTTCGACTAAG TTTCATTTCGTCAGTGTGCATAATGAATATGAAGGCTACGATTCATTTTCCATCGACGACGGGTGTCAGCCACCAGTCGAATTGATCTCCCACTATCGTAATGTAATTGCAGCAACATTCACTCTATTTCTACTAAAAAATATCGGTGGCAGTGAGACATTCGCCGATAAACAGAATTTCTTTTATCACGAAGTTAGAAAACACCATCAGAAACATTACCACGAGAAATTGACAATGAAAGTCCAGCGTGAAAAGCTCCTGGAGTCATCGATGAAGGCAACTAAGGGCTTCTCAGTTAGTGACTGGTGCAGAAACTTTGAGATCACCTTTCAAGGAGAGCAGGGAGTTGACTGGGGTGGGGTCAGACGCGAGTGGTTTGAATTAATCTGCGCATCATTGTTTGATCCTGGCAATGGTCTATTTGCATCGTTTGGCGAATCTCAACAGGCGCTTGTACATCCGAACAATAAAAGACCATCGCAACTTAAGCTTAAGCATTACGAATTCGCTGGTCGAATTGTTGGAAAATGTCTCTATGAATCCGCACTAGGAGGATCATATCGGCAATTAGTCAGAGCAAGATTTACACGTTCATTTTTAGCACAAATTATCGGTCTTAGGGTACACTACAAGTACTTTGAACAGGACGACCCTGATTTATATCTGAGTAAAGTTAAGTACATACTTGAAAATGATGTTGAAGAGATGGAACTTAACTTTGTGGAGGAGGAGTACGACAAAGATGGTCAATTACTTAATAATGCTGAGTTAATTCCTGGAGGGAGTAAAATACGCGTTACTAAGGACACTAAGTTACGTTATTTGGATGCACTTGCTCAACATCGACTTGCTAGCTCTATCCGGAATGAGGTCGATGCATTTTTACGGGGATTGAATGAACTTATTCCAGATAATTTGCTTGGAATTTTTGACGAGAATGAACTTGAG CTTTTGCTCTGTGGCACTGGAGAATACAGTGTTTCAGATCTTCGTGCCCACCACATAGTTAATGGTAGCTCACCCGAATTTCTTCGTGTACTCGATTGGTTCTGGACAGCAGTGAGTAACTTCACTCAAGAGGAAATGGCACGACTGCTCCAATTTACAACTGGCTGCTCTCAACTACCACCTGGTGGTTTCCAGCAATTAAGTCCACGCTTTCAAATCACAGCAGCTCCAACTTTTGCCAATTTACCAACGGCCCACACCTG CTTCAATCAATTATGCCTACCCGACTACGAGTGTTACGACCACTTCGAGAAAGCTCTGCTACTTGCTATCAGCGAGGGCACTGAAGGCTTCGGCATGATTTAA
- the LOC135161439 gene encoding apoptosis-resistant E3 ubiquitin protein ligase 1 isoform X1 has protein sequence MARWSTVLSGVFLALSMVLSLGKLLMLAANGKNGELTEADQWLAEIGLSQYIPLFQKMGISSLASCGEVNALPELPPQDEERLQRAARMLQQRLVLRQWLSDHGLSSHYQKLMQMEVLSLEDVYWVEDNEARTALGKDLPKWIQARQSLPTSKDDLEGLKADLWSSVVKNSQHQDAWTWGGMLVVSVSVAGLVTLAAMTQPALAPEAKHSLLQYVTGKYLLPSNCRVHFEWDEPQLVGETMTFTVKFYQRNGQPYPICDKDNLLVDVSEGTRRVATVIDLGGTDPLAANTAVVKFTVRHAGQYRIAVLIGSCHVHGSPFLKSFFPGPPDPNKTVFVRQSSTVVCTAGIAHSMTIEPRDEYDNLCIFGPDDQPTDGYNVNITQIGCSERGQSAICNIHLEYDEPNQRIRLKVGFPNGGCYHATVSLSGLQLHNGDFDIIVLESFVARMVHNNVASKDPDICYAAKLLGIQGERFSKPKKVFCFISPKQLTIKEYLLKFIPKRLVTFRLCPSTKVKFSRFHFVSVHNEYEGYDSFSIDDGCQPPVELISHYRNVIAATFTLFLLKNIGGSETFADKQNFFYHEVRKHHQKHYHEKLTMKVQREKLLESSMKATKGFSVSDWCRNFEITFQGEQGVDWGGVRREWFELICASLFDPGNGLFASFGESQQALVHPNNKRPSQLKLKHYEFAGRIVGKCLYESALGGSYRQLVRARFTRSFLAQIIGLRVHYKYFEQDDPDLYLSKVKYILENDVEEMELNFVEEEYDKDGQLLNNAELIPGGSKIRVTKDTKLRYLDALAQHRLASSIRNEVDAFLRGLNELIPDNLLGIFDENELELLLCGTGEYSVSDLRAHHIVNGSSPEFLRVLDWFWTAVSNFTQEEMARLLQFTTGCSQLPPGGFQQLSPRFQITAAPTFANLPTAHTCFNQLCLPDYECYDHFEKALLLAISEGTEGFGMI, from the exons CCTCAGGATGAGGAACGCCTACAGCGGGCTGCAAGGATGCTGCAGCAACGATTGGTTCTTCGACAGTGGCTAAGTGATCATGGTCTCAGCTCTCATTATCAAAA GTTAATGCAGATGGAGGTGTTATCGCTGGAGGACGTGTACTGGGTAGAGGATAATGAGGCACGTACAGCCCTTGGGAAAGATCTTCCCAAGTGGATACAGGCGCGACAGTCCCTTCCGACGTCGAAGGATGATCTTGAGGGGCTTAAAGCGGATCTATGGAGTTCTGTGGTTAAGAACAGTCAACACCAAGATGCCTGGACGTGGG GTGGAATGCTGGTGGTTTCAGTGTCTGTCGCTGGGCTCGTCACCCTGGCGGCTATGACACAACCCGCTCTAGCCCCAGAAGCAAAACACTCACTACTGCAGTATGTCACTGGCAAATATCTTCTGCCAAGCAACTGTCGTGTTCACTTTGAGTGGGATGAACCTCAGCTTGTTGGAGAGACTATGACATTTACCGTTAAA TTTTACCAACGGAACGGTCAGCCCTATCCAATCTGTGACAAAGACAATCTATTAGTGGATGTATCAGAGGGTACAAGGAGGGTAGCAACCGTGATAGATCTAGGTGGTACTGATCCATTAGCAGCTAATACAGCAGTTGTTAAATTTACTGTTCGCCATGCCGGGCAATATCGTATAGCAGTACTCATTGGCTCGTGCCATGTCCATGGCAGCCCTTTCCTCAAGAGTTTTTTTCCCGGTCCACCCGATCCCAACAAAACTGTCTTTGTAAGGCAGAGCTCGACGGTTGTATGCACAGCTGGAATTGCTCACTCGATGACAATAGAGCCAAGGGACGAGTACGACAATTTGTGTATTTTTGGACCTGACGATCAGCCAACAGATGGATACAATGTTAATATTACTCAAATTGGATGCTCCGAAAGAGGTCAATCAGCAATATGCAACATTCATCTTGAATACGATGAGCCAAATCAACGAATAAGATTAAAAGTTGGGTTCCCAAATGGGGGCTGTTACCATGCAACAGTCAGTTTATCTGGACTGCAACTTCACAATGGCGACTTCGATATTATTGTACTGGAGAGTTTTGTAGCACGGATGGTACATAACAACGTTGCGTCAAAGGATCCGGACATATGCTATGCTGCCAAACTCCTGGGGATACAGGGGGAAAGATTCTCCAAGCCTAAAAAAGTCTTCTGTTTCATATCCCCGAAGCAATTGACTATCAAAGAGTATCTCCTCAAATTCATTCCAAAACGCCTCGTCACATTTAGATTATGCCCTTCGACTAAGGTAAAATTTTCAAGG TTTCATTTCGTCAGTGTGCATAATGAATATGAAGGCTACGATTCATTTTCCATCGACGACGGGTGTCAGCCACCAGTCGAATTGATCTCCCACTATCGTAATGTAATTGCAGCAACATTCACTCTATTTCTACTAAAAAATATCGGTGGCAGTGAGACATTCGCCGATAAACAGAATTTCTTTTATCACGAAGTTAGAAAACACCATCAGAAACATTACCACGAGAAATTGACAATGAAAGTCCAGCGTGAAAAGCTCCTGGAGTCATCGATGAAGGCAACTAAGGGCTTCTCAGTTAGTGACTGGTGCAGAAACTTTGAGATCACCTTTCAAGGAGAGCAGGGAGTTGACTGGGGTGGGGTCAGACGCGAGTGGTTTGAATTAATCTGCGCATCATTGTTTGATCCTGGCAATGGTCTATTTGCATCGTTTGGCGAATCTCAACAGGCGCTTGTACATCCGAACAATAAAAGACCATCGCAACTTAAGCTTAAGCATTACGAATTCGCTGGTCGAATTGTTGGAAAATGTCTCTATGAATCCGCACTAGGAGGATCATATCGGCAATTAGTCAGAGCAAGATTTACACGTTCATTTTTAGCACAAATTATCGGTCTTAGGGTACACTACAAGTACTTTGAACAGGACGACCCTGATTTATATCTGAGTAAAGTTAAGTACATACTTGAAAATGATGTTGAAGAGATGGAACTTAACTTTGTGGAGGAGGAGTACGACAAAGATGGTCAATTACTTAATAATGCTGAGTTAATTCCTGGAGGGAGTAAAATACGCGTTACTAAGGACACTAAGTTACGTTATTTGGATGCACTTGCTCAACATCGACTTGCTAGCTCTATCCGGAATGAGGTCGATGCATTTTTACGGGGATTGAATGAACTTATTCCAGATAATTTGCTTGGAATTTTTGACGAGAATGAACTTGAG CTTTTGCTCTGTGGCACTGGAGAATACAGTGTTTCAGATCTTCGTGCCCACCACATAGTTAATGGTAGCTCACCCGAATTTCTTCGTGTACTCGATTGGTTCTGGACAGCAGTGAGTAACTTCACTCAAGAGGAAATGGCACGACTGCTCCAATTTACAACTGGCTGCTCTCAACTACCACCTGGTGGTTTCCAGCAATTAAGTCCACGCTTTCAAATCACAGCAGCTCCAACTTTTGCCAATTTACCAACGGCCCACACCTG CTTCAATCAATTATGCCTACCCGACTACGAGTGTTACGACCACTTCGAGAAAGCTCTGCTACTTGCTATCAGCGAGGGCACTGAAGGCTTCGGCATGATTTAA
- the LOC135161439 gene encoding apoptosis-resistant E3 ubiquitin protein ligase 1 isoform X3 encodes MPDKVNGNRDGHRDKEFFVDEISSIGMSLRPSGSASSGISSLASCGEVNALPELPPQDEERLQRAARMLQQRLVLRQWLSDHGLSSHYQKLMQMEVLSLEDVYWVEDNEARTALGKDLPKWIQARQSLPTSKDDLEGLKADLWSSVVKNSQHQDAWTWGGMLVVSVSVAGLVTLAAMTQPALAPEAKHSLLQYVTGKYLLPSNCRVHFEWDEPQLVGETMTFTVKFYQRNGQPYPICDKDNLLVDVSEGTRRVATVIDLGGTDPLAANTAVVKFTVRHAGQYRIAVLIGSCHVHGSPFLKSFFPGPPDPNKTVFVRQSSTVVCTAGIAHSMTIEPRDEYDNLCIFGPDDQPTDGYNVNITQIGCSERGQSAICNIHLEYDEPNQRIRLKVGFPNGGCYHATVSLSGLQLHNGDFDIIVLESFVARMVHNNVASKDPDICYAAKLLGIQGERFSKPKKVFCFISPKQLTIKEYLLKFIPKRLVTFRLCPSTKVKFSRFHFVSVHNEYEGYDSFSIDDGCQPPVELISHYRNVIAATFTLFLLKNIGGSETFADKQNFFYHEVRKHHQKHYHEKLTMKVQREKLLESSMKATKGFSVSDWCRNFEITFQGEQGVDWGGVRREWFELICASLFDPGNGLFASFGESQQALVHPNNKRPSQLKLKHYEFAGRIVGKCLYESALGGSYRQLVRARFTRSFLAQIIGLRVHYKYFEQDDPDLYLSKVKYILENDVEEMELNFVEEEYDKDGQLLNNAELIPGGSKIRVTKDTKLRYLDALAQHRLASSIRNEVDAFLRGLNELIPDNLLGIFDENELELLLCGTGEYSVSDLRAHHIVNGSSPEFLRVLDWFWTAVSNFTQEEMARLLQFTTGCSQLPPGGFQQLSPRFQITAAPTFANLPTAHTCFNQLCLPDYECYDHFEKALLLAISEGTEGFGMI; translated from the exons CCTCAGGATGAGGAACGCCTACAGCGGGCTGCAAGGATGCTGCAGCAACGATTGGTTCTTCGACAGTGGCTAAGTGATCATGGTCTCAGCTCTCATTATCAAAA GTTAATGCAGATGGAGGTGTTATCGCTGGAGGACGTGTACTGGGTAGAGGATAATGAGGCACGTACAGCCCTTGGGAAAGATCTTCCCAAGTGGATACAGGCGCGACAGTCCCTTCCGACGTCGAAGGATGATCTTGAGGGGCTTAAAGCGGATCTATGGAGTTCTGTGGTTAAGAACAGTCAACACCAAGATGCCTGGACGTGGG GTGGAATGCTGGTGGTTTCAGTGTCTGTCGCTGGGCTCGTCACCCTGGCGGCTATGACACAACCCGCTCTAGCCCCAGAAGCAAAACACTCACTACTGCAGTATGTCACTGGCAAATATCTTCTGCCAAGCAACTGTCGTGTTCACTTTGAGTGGGATGAACCTCAGCTTGTTGGAGAGACTATGACATTTACCGTTAAA TTTTACCAACGGAACGGTCAGCCCTATCCAATCTGTGACAAAGACAATCTATTAGTGGATGTATCAGAGGGTACAAGGAGGGTAGCAACCGTGATAGATCTAGGTGGTACTGATCCATTAGCAGCTAATACAGCAGTTGTTAAATTTACTGTTCGCCATGCCGGGCAATATCGTATAGCAGTACTCATTGGCTCGTGCCATGTCCATGGCAGCCCTTTCCTCAAGAGTTTTTTTCCCGGTCCACCCGATCCCAACAAAACTGTCTTTGTAAGGCAGAGCTCGACGGTTGTATGCACAGCTGGAATTGCTCACTCGATGACAATAGAGCCAAGGGACGAGTACGACAATTTGTGTATTTTTGGACCTGACGATCAGCCAACAGATGGATACAATGTTAATATTACTCAAATTGGATGCTCCGAAAGAGGTCAATCAGCAATATGCAACATTCATCTTGAATACGATGAGCCAAATCAACGAATAAGATTAAAAGTTGGGTTCCCAAATGGGGGCTGTTACCATGCAACAGTCAGTTTATCTGGACTGCAACTTCACAATGGCGACTTCGATATTATTGTACTGGAGAGTTTTGTAGCACGGATGGTACATAACAACGTTGCGTCAAAGGATCCGGACATATGCTATGCTGCCAAACTCCTGGGGATACAGGGGGAAAGATTCTCCAAGCCTAAAAAAGTCTTCTGTTTCATATCCCCGAAGCAATTGACTATCAAAGAGTATCTCCTCAAATTCATTCCAAAACGCCTCGTCACATTTAGATTATGCCCTTCGACTAAGGTAAAATTTTCAAGG TTTCATTTCGTCAGTGTGCATAATGAATATGAAGGCTACGATTCATTTTCCATCGACGACGGGTGTCAGCCACCAGTCGAATTGATCTCCCACTATCGTAATGTAATTGCAGCAACATTCACTCTATTTCTACTAAAAAATATCGGTGGCAGTGAGACATTCGCCGATAAACAGAATTTCTTTTATCACGAAGTTAGAAAACACCATCAGAAACATTACCACGAGAAATTGACAATGAAAGTCCAGCGTGAAAAGCTCCTGGAGTCATCGATGAAGGCAACTAAGGGCTTCTCAGTTAGTGACTGGTGCAGAAACTTTGAGATCACCTTTCAAGGAGAGCAGGGAGTTGACTGGGGTGGGGTCAGACGCGAGTGGTTTGAATTAATCTGCGCATCATTGTTTGATCCTGGCAATGGTCTATTTGCATCGTTTGGCGAATCTCAACAGGCGCTTGTACATCCGAACAATAAAAGACCATCGCAACTTAAGCTTAAGCATTACGAATTCGCTGGTCGAATTGTTGGAAAATGTCTCTATGAATCCGCACTAGGAGGATCATATCGGCAATTAGTCAGAGCAAGATTTACACGTTCATTTTTAGCACAAATTATCGGTCTTAGGGTACACTACAAGTACTTTGAACAGGACGACCCTGATTTATATCTGAGTAAAGTTAAGTACATACTTGAAAATGATGTTGAAGAGATGGAACTTAACTTTGTGGAGGAGGAGTACGACAAAGATGGTCAATTACTTAATAATGCTGAGTTAATTCCTGGAGGGAGTAAAATACGCGTTACTAAGGACACTAAGTTACGTTATTTGGATGCACTTGCTCAACATCGACTTGCTAGCTCTATCCGGAATGAGGTCGATGCATTTTTACGGGGATTGAATGAACTTATTCCAGATAATTTGCTTGGAATTTTTGACGAGAATGAACTTGAG CTTTTGCTCTGTGGCACTGGAGAATACAGTGTTTCAGATCTTCGTGCCCACCACATAGTTAATGGTAGCTCACCCGAATTTCTTCGTGTACTCGATTGGTTCTGGACAGCAGTGAGTAACTTCACTCAAGAGGAAATGGCACGACTGCTCCAATTTACAACTGGCTGCTCTCAACTACCACCTGGTGGTTTCCAGCAATTAAGTCCACGCTTTCAAATCACAGCAGCTCCAACTTTTGCCAATTTACCAACGGCCCACACCTG CTTCAATCAATTATGCCTACCCGACTACGAGTGTTACGACCACTTCGAGAAAGCTCTGCTACTTGCTATCAGCGAGGGCACTGAAGGCTTCGGCATGATTTAA
- the LOC135161439 gene encoding apoptosis-resistant E3 ubiquitin protein ligase 1 isoform X4 produces the protein MPDKVNGNRDGHRDKEFFVDEISSIGMSLRPSGSASSGISSLASCGEVNALPELPPQDEERLQRAARMLQQRLVLRQWLSDHGLSSHYQKLMQMEVLSLEDVYWVEDNEARTALGKDLPKWIQARQSLPTSKDDLEGLKADLWSSVVKNSQHQDAWTWGGMLVVSVSVAGLVTLAAMTQPALAPEAKHSLLQYVTGKYLLPSNCRVHFEWDEPQLVGETMTFTVKFYQRNGQPYPICDKDNLLVDVSEGTRRVATVIDLGGTDPLAANTAVVKFTVRHAGQYRIAVLIGSCHVHGSPFLKSFFPGPPDPNKTVFVRQSSTVVCTAGIAHSMTIEPRDEYDNLCIFGPDDQPTDGYNVNITQIGCSERGQSAICNIHLEYDEPNQRIRLKVGFPNGGCYHATVSLSGLQLHNGDFDIIVLESFVARMVHNNVASKDPDICYAAKLLGIQGERFSKPKKVFCFISPKQLTIKEYLLKFIPKRLVTFRLCPSTKFHFVSVHNEYEGYDSFSIDDGCQPPVELISHYRNVIAATFTLFLLKNIGGSETFADKQNFFYHEVRKHHQKHYHEKLTMKVQREKLLESSMKATKGFSVSDWCRNFEITFQGEQGVDWGGVRREWFELICASLFDPGNGLFASFGESQQALVHPNNKRPSQLKLKHYEFAGRIVGKCLYESALGGSYRQLVRARFTRSFLAQIIGLRVHYKYFEQDDPDLYLSKVKYILENDVEEMELNFVEEEYDKDGQLLNNAELIPGGSKIRVTKDTKLRYLDALAQHRLASSIRNEVDAFLRGLNELIPDNLLGIFDENELELLLCGTGEYSVSDLRAHHIVNGSSPEFLRVLDWFWTAVSNFTQEEMARLLQFTTGCSQLPPGGFQQLSPRFQITAAPTFANLPTAHTCFNQLCLPDYECYDHFEKALLLAISEGTEGFGMI, from the exons CCTCAGGATGAGGAACGCCTACAGCGGGCTGCAAGGATGCTGCAGCAACGATTGGTTCTTCGACAGTGGCTAAGTGATCATGGTCTCAGCTCTCATTATCAAAA GTTAATGCAGATGGAGGTGTTATCGCTGGAGGACGTGTACTGGGTAGAGGATAATGAGGCACGTACAGCCCTTGGGAAAGATCTTCCCAAGTGGATACAGGCGCGACAGTCCCTTCCGACGTCGAAGGATGATCTTGAGGGGCTTAAAGCGGATCTATGGAGTTCTGTGGTTAAGAACAGTCAACACCAAGATGCCTGGACGTGGG GTGGAATGCTGGTGGTTTCAGTGTCTGTCGCTGGGCTCGTCACCCTGGCGGCTATGACACAACCCGCTCTAGCCCCAGAAGCAAAACACTCACTACTGCAGTATGTCACTGGCAAATATCTTCTGCCAAGCAACTGTCGTGTTCACTTTGAGTGGGATGAACCTCAGCTTGTTGGAGAGACTATGACATTTACCGTTAAA TTTTACCAACGGAACGGTCAGCCCTATCCAATCTGTGACAAAGACAATCTATTAGTGGATGTATCAGAGGGTACAAGGAGGGTAGCAACCGTGATAGATCTAGGTGGTACTGATCCATTAGCAGCTAATACAGCAGTTGTTAAATTTACTGTTCGCCATGCCGGGCAATATCGTATAGCAGTACTCATTGGCTCGTGCCATGTCCATGGCAGCCCTTTCCTCAAGAGTTTTTTTCCCGGTCCACCCGATCCCAACAAAACTGTCTTTGTAAGGCAGAGCTCGACGGTTGTATGCACAGCTGGAATTGCTCACTCGATGACAATAGAGCCAAGGGACGAGTACGACAATTTGTGTATTTTTGGACCTGACGATCAGCCAACAGATGGATACAATGTTAATATTACTCAAATTGGATGCTCCGAAAGAGGTCAATCAGCAATATGCAACATTCATCTTGAATACGATGAGCCAAATCAACGAATAAGATTAAAAGTTGGGTTCCCAAATGGGGGCTGTTACCATGCAACAGTCAGTTTATCTGGACTGCAACTTCACAATGGCGACTTCGATATTATTGTACTGGAGAGTTTTGTAGCACGGATGGTACATAACAACGTTGCGTCAAAGGATCCGGACATATGCTATGCTGCCAAACTCCTGGGGATACAGGGGGAAAGATTCTCCAAGCCTAAAAAAGTCTTCTGTTTCATATCCCCGAAGCAATTGACTATCAAAGAGTATCTCCTCAAATTCATTCCAAAACGCCTCGTCACATTTAGATTATGCCCTTCGACTAAG TTTCATTTCGTCAGTGTGCATAATGAATATGAAGGCTACGATTCATTTTCCATCGACGACGGGTGTCAGCCACCAGTCGAATTGATCTCCCACTATCGTAATGTAATTGCAGCAACATTCACTCTATTTCTACTAAAAAATATCGGTGGCAGTGAGACATTCGCCGATAAACAGAATTTCTTTTATCACGAAGTTAGAAAACACCATCAGAAACATTACCACGAGAAATTGACAATGAAAGTCCAGCGTGAAAAGCTCCTGGAGTCATCGATGAAGGCAACTAAGGGCTTCTCAGTTAGTGACTGGTGCAGAAACTTTGAGATCACCTTTCAAGGAGAGCAGGGAGTTGACTGGGGTGGGGTCAGACGCGAGTGGTTTGAATTAATCTGCGCATCATTGTTTGATCCTGGCAATGGTCTATTTGCATCGTTTGGCGAATCTCAACAGGCGCTTGTACATCCGAACAATAAAAGACCATCGCAACTTAAGCTTAAGCATTACGAATTCGCTGGTCGAATTGTTGGAAAATGTCTCTATGAATCCGCACTAGGAGGATCATATCGGCAATTAGTCAGAGCAAGATTTACACGTTCATTTTTAGCACAAATTATCGGTCTTAGGGTACACTACAAGTACTTTGAACAGGACGACCCTGATTTATATCTGAGTAAAGTTAAGTACATACTTGAAAATGATGTTGAAGAGATGGAACTTAACTTTGTGGAGGAGGAGTACGACAAAGATGGTCAATTACTTAATAATGCTGAGTTAATTCCTGGAGGGAGTAAAATACGCGTTACTAAGGACACTAAGTTACGTTATTTGGATGCACTTGCTCAACATCGACTTGCTAGCTCTATCCGGAATGAGGTCGATGCATTTTTACGGGGATTGAATGAACTTATTCCAGATAATTTGCTTGGAATTTTTGACGAGAATGAACTTGAG CTTTTGCTCTGTGGCACTGGAGAATACAGTGTTTCAGATCTTCGTGCCCACCACATAGTTAATGGTAGCTCACCCGAATTTCTTCGTGTACTCGATTGGTTCTGGACAGCAGTGAGTAACTTCACTCAAGAGGAAATGGCACGACTGCTCCAATTTACAACTGGCTGCTCTCAACTACCACCTGGTGGTTTCCAGCAATTAAGTCCACGCTTTCAAATCACAGCAGCTCCAACTTTTGCCAATTTACCAACGGCCCACACCTG CTTCAATCAATTATGCCTACCCGACTACGAGTGTTACGACCACTTCGAGAAAGCTCTGCTACTTGCTATCAGCGAGGGCACTGAAGGCTTCGGCATGATTTAA